The stretch of DNA TACCGAAGGAAGTGCAGTGCACAAAGGAGACTTACTGGCCAAAGTCAATGACAAACCTTTGCAAGCCCAGTTAAAAAAACTGGAAGCTCAATATAAACTTGCCCAGGACAGGGTTTATCGTCAGAACGCTTTACTGGAAAAAGACGCCGTGAGTAAAGAAGCATACCAACAGGCAACTACCGATTTTGCAACTTTGAAAGCAGATATAGAACTGATAAAGGCCAATATAGCTCAAACGGAATTGCGTGCACCCTTCGACGGGATCATCGGATTACGCCAGGTTAGCGAAGGTGCTTATGCCGCACCCAATACTCCCATTGCATTATTGACAAAAATATCTCCGTTAAAAATAGACTTCGCCGTTCCCGAACGTTATGCTTCACAGATAAAAAAAGGAACCAGGCTCACATTTACTATCGACGGGCATTTACAGGAATATGCAGCAACAGTATACGCAACGGAATCGCAAGTTAATTCCACGACACATACATTATCGGTACGTGCACTTTACCCCAATACCCGGAATGAATTACTACCGGGACGCTTCGCCGGTATCCGTCTCAAGCTGCATGAAATACCTAATGCCATCGCAATTCCGTCCGAAGCAATCGTTCCTGAAATGGGTGTGGATAAAGTATATCTTTACAAAAGCGGAAAGGCGATGCCTGTCGAAGTCAGAACCGGTATTCGCACGGCTT from Barnesiella propionica encodes:
- a CDS encoding efflux RND transporter periplasmic adaptor subunit, which gives rise to MNKKTRWIVIGLICAVGAGIVLYPTLSKNQDTLEEIPVKGKRKEKKPLNVKAAIIKAQKLTDEIKPSGNLIPDEEVALSFETSGKIVSINFTEGSAVHKGDLLAKVNDKPLQAQLKKLEAQYKLAQDRVYRQNALLEKDAVSKEAYQQATTDFATLKADIELIKANIAQTELRAPFDGIIGLRQVSEGAYAAPNTPIALLTKISPLKIDFAVPERYASQIKKGTRLTFTIDGHLQEYAATVYATESQVNSTTHTLSVRALYPNTRNELLPGRFAGIRLKLHEIPNAIAIPSEAIVPEMGVDKVYLYKSGKAMPVEVRTGIRTASSVQITQGLTPGDTIITSGTLQLRTGLDVILENIN